A DNA window from Gimesia sp. contains the following coding sequences:
- a CDS encoding DUF1559 domain-containing protein, with the protein MSCSQSNRARRGFTLIELLVVIAIIAILIALLLPAVQQAREAARRTQCKNNLKQIGLALHNYAGTHQIFPLETYYGQRADGSFHYNSWIPQTLSYFDQASLGNIYNHDYSFWDTENQDAIETKLTLFECPSTPGGTQMTPELRMRLSSGWTIDANRGAFTSDYAGQRGIHSNSHQVYVPGATADSNLGIFGGGGSGKRFRDIVDGTSNTIIVHESAGRSQWIYKDRTSGTFVTNNPEFGGWFDYWAGPCAGWMYGFEDDGVTRYGPNFINSTNKWANPLSFHTGGVQVALADGSVRFLSENMSNLTFIALCTYGGGEVVGEF; encoded by the coding sequence ATGTCCTGTTCGCAATCCAACCGTGCGCGCCGCGGGTTCACTTTAATTGAGTTGCTGGTCGTGATCGCGATTATCGCAATCCTCATTGCACTGTTACTCCCTGCCGTTCAGCAGGCGCGTGAAGCGGCGCGACGTACGCAATGTAAGAATAACCTCAAACAGATCGGGCTGGCTTTGCACAACTACGCAGGCACCCACCAGATCTTTCCGTTAGAGACTTACTACGGACAGCGCGCTGATGGATCCTTTCACTACAACAGTTGGATCCCACAGACATTGAGCTATTTCGATCAGGCATCTCTCGGAAACATCTACAACCACGATTACTCCTTCTGGGATACCGAAAACCAGGATGCGATCGAAACCAAACTTACACTCTTTGAATGCCCGTCTACTCCAGGTGGCACACAGATGACGCCGGAATTACGCATGCGTCTCTCCAGCGGCTGGACCATCGATGCCAACCGAGGCGCATTTACTTCGGACTACGCCGGTCAGCGGGGAATTCACAGTAACTCCCATCAGGTGTATGTGCCTGGTGCCACCGCGGATTCCAATCTGGGGATCTTTGGTGGCGGTGGATCTGGGAAACGGTTTCGCGATATCGTCGATGGCACATCGAACACAATCATCGTGCATGAATCAGCGGGACGATCGCAGTGGATTTACAAGGACCGCACTTCGGGAACCTTCGTCACGAACAACCCCGAGTTTGGAGGCTGGTTTGATTACTGGGCAGGCCCCTGTGCCGGCTGGATGTATGGCTTTGAAGACGATGGCGTCACACGCTATGGGCCGAACTTCATCAACTCGACCAACAAGTGGGCCAATCCCCTCTCCTTTCATACAGGAGGCGTGCAGGTGGCACTCGCCGATGGTTCAGTCCGTTTCCTCAGCGAAAACATGAGCAATCTCACCTTTATCGCGCTCTGCACTTACGGAGGCGGAGAAGTTGTAGGCGAGTTTTAA
- a CDS encoding glycerophosphodiester phosphodiesterase family protein, giving the protein MRHSLYCVLAVCLTTLLSPLAWSFPGESDPGAAVDTLQQIVAHRGASSDRPENTLSALQRAIVLKATAVEIDVRTSKDGTLFLLHDAKLDRTTDGTGVATELTMSQLKQLDAGSAFNKAYAGERIPTLGEALQLCRGKINVLLDLKEQGTAYAEAVAKTVREQGDPRQTIVGVRSLEQAQLFRKLLPQAQQLGFIPDPESIDAFAQAGVEYIRLWPRWLDDESLVPAIKRQGVKLHLNGSTGKPDEIIPLLKHNPASLLVDDVATLQATLKQLKASQKVSAKLNNLIEKTAGSPLVPGISGVDENTFLNRDYQMLALPQELQGQPRYLFDGGSGQRVELQFKKPTVVFAALEYNNTGAWSFPQGRSPRDHGWRKLDNAAYRGTSNGTVKDKPHFASIYFCEFQAGQKLSGLPPWWLCLAIMDANAASQVPGFQAGTSGPINVPSTYSYEAEATRARPLQVPEFQNNRQWAQWQESQRQAFQEQLVYPYPGKLTIKPVGAALDRGMFHQQEFAVYHDGHRIFRFFRLAPPTKPGKKLPTIVCFMGHGKVSQILSEPNSYQHACAAQFAEQGYLVYAMENVGMEPGSDRHHELDHLLRLDGYSWYGLLFAHQQILLQHVFADPQVNPAKVGATGVSTGGLLALSAAAFEPRIAATSVQGIFGSMRVSFIRDRQRHCHCGAIPGLLPKFDLPEMALLVTPRPLHISNAVSDGFSPAEAKRCLKLITPLYQQVGGKTPKFSAPPGHHEFAFQEALMFFTNTIGKPE; this is encoded by the coding sequence ATGAGACACTCACTTTACTGCGTGCTGGCAGTCTGTCTGACGACGCTGCTTTCCCCCCTGGCCTGGAGCTTCCCGGGAGAATCAGATCCGGGAGCAGCCGTTGACACTCTCCAACAGATCGTGGCACATCGCGGTGCCAGCAGTGACCGGCCCGAGAACACACTGTCTGCTTTGCAGCGGGCCATCGTATTGAAAGCGACCGCCGTCGAGATCGATGTAAGGACCAGCAAAGATGGCACGCTCTTCCTGCTCCACGATGCCAAACTCGATCGCACCACCGACGGCACTGGAGTGGCCACCGAGCTAACCATGTCTCAGCTAAAACAGCTCGACGCCGGTTCTGCATTCAACAAAGCATACGCGGGCGAACGAATCCCCACTCTGGGAGAAGCCCTGCAGCTCTGTCGGGGAAAAATCAACGTACTGCTGGACCTCAAGGAACAAGGCACCGCTTATGCCGAAGCGGTCGCGAAAACGGTGCGCGAACAGGGCGATCCGCGGCAGACCATCGTCGGCGTCAGAAGCCTGGAACAGGCGCAGCTGTTTCGTAAACTGCTACCCCAGGCGCAGCAACTGGGCTTCATTCCTGATCCCGAATCCATCGATGCCTTCGCCCAGGCAGGCGTGGAATATATCCGCCTCTGGCCCCGCTGGCTCGACGATGAGTCACTCGTCCCCGCCATCAAACGTCAGGGAGTCAAACTGCACCTCAACGGCTCCACGGGCAAACCAGATGAAATCATCCCCCTACTCAAACACAACCCCGCTTCGTTGCTCGTCGATGACGTCGCCACCCTGCAGGCCACGTTAAAGCAACTCAAAGCCAGCCAGAAAGTCTCTGCGAAGCTGAACAATCTGATTGAGAAAACCGCAGGCTCGCCACTGGTCCCCGGAATCAGTGGCGTAGATGAGAACACATTTTTGAATCGCGATTACCAGATGCTCGCGTTACCACAGGAACTGCAGGGACAGCCTCGCTATCTGTTTGATGGCGGTAGCGGCCAGCGTGTCGAACTGCAGTTCAAAAAGCCAACTGTGGTCTTCGCGGCGCTTGAATACAACAACACCGGTGCCTGGTCTTTCCCCCAGGGACGCTCTCCCCGCGACCATGGCTGGCGAAAACTCGATAACGCCGCCTATCGGGGCACGAGTAATGGCACCGTGAAAGACAAACCTCACTTCGCTTCAATCTATTTCTGTGAATTCCAGGCCGGCCAGAAACTCTCGGGACTGCCCCCCTGGTGGTTATGCCTGGCGATTATGGACGCGAACGCCGCCAGTCAGGTTCCCGGTTTTCAGGCAGGCACCTCCGGACCAATCAACGTGCCCTCCACTTACTCTTACGAGGCCGAGGCCACCCGCGCCCGTCCGCTGCAAGTACCCGAATTTCAAAACAACCGTCAATGGGCCCAGTGGCAGGAGTCGCAACGCCAGGCCTTCCAGGAACAGCTCGTCTATCCTTATCCGGGAAAGCTCACAATCAAACCGGTGGGGGCAGCCTTAGATCGAGGCATGTTCCATCAACAGGAATTCGCCGTCTACCATGATGGCCATCGGATCTTTCGCTTCTTCCGTCTCGCTCCTCCGACTAAGCCAGGAAAAAAGCTGCCAACCATTGTCTGTTTCATGGGGCATGGCAAAGTCAGCCAGATTCTCTCCGAGCCGAACAGCTATCAGCATGCCTGTGCCGCTCAGTTTGCCGAACAGGGATACCTTGTGTATGCGATGGAGAACGTCGGCATGGAACCAGGCAGCGACCGGCACCATGAACTGGATCACCTGTTACGCCTGGATGGCTATAGCTGGTACGGCCTGCTGTTTGCCCACCAGCAGATCCTGCTGCAGCACGTGTTTGCGGATCCGCAGGTGAATCCGGCCAAAGTCGGTGCGACCGGCGTCTCAACAGGGGGACTGCTCGCGCTCTCCGCCGCCGCCTTCGAACCACGAATCGCAGCCACTTCCGTCCAGGGAATTTTCGGCAGCATGCGCGTCTCCTTCATCCGCGACCGTCAGCGCCACTGTCACTGCGGCGCCATTCCCGGCCTGCTCCCCAAATTCGACCTCCCCGAGATGGCTCTGCTGGTCACCCCCCGTCCGCTGCATATCTCTAACGCGGTCTCGGACGGCTTCAGCCCCGCCGAAGCGAAACGCTGTCTCAAGCTGATCACTCCCCTGTATCAACAGGTCGGAGGCAAAACCCCCAAATTCAGCGCGCCCCCCGGACATCACGAATTCGCATTTCAGGAAGCGCTTATGTTTTTCACAAACACCATCGGCAAGCCGGAGTAG
- a CDS encoding alpha/beta hydrolase domain-containing protein: MNRLLQVLTITLVSWLLVGPLAAELTRFEITVREPFADGQKFGPVGEYERIKGRVYYELDPELPQNQNVVDLKLAPRNKAGRVELSADLIILAPKDLSKGNGALLYDVNNRGNLTALRMLNFASGGNDPQTQKQAGDGFLMREGFTYVSSGWDGELLPGSSRLRLVPPVIQQPITGKVRCEIVPGKDTTRTVVNWANHGSYRPTAKGLQEATLTHRLLASHPRVPIPRSEWKLHVTEVDSDSHAQLPKVELEYPAGLKKLQIYELIYEAQNPVVMGTGFTAVRDLVSALKQGTGEGNPLLVEGKPVIERAHSFGVSQSGRFLREMMYWGFNEDEAGQRVFEGIIPHVSGSGMGSFNHRFAQPTRHAGQHDHHDYPPDRFPFAYAAQKDPLSGLTEGILTRSEASGTAPLVMHTQSSSEYWNRSGSLSHTDPLGTTDVALPENVRFYIIGGTQHGPSRFTTEKGDGQTAPNPADYKPFLRALLLSLDNWAKEGTAPPASVYPKISKGTLVSWTQNATGFPEIPGIRYPGVIQQPAYLDFGPRWQKERIVDLQPPLPRGDYRVLVPRSGPDGNELGCLSAPEVAVPVATYASWRLRSENGPAANQLYSLSGSYIPFPLTKAEREQRGDPRASVEERYGTLAAYLEQLAAQCEAYEKAGYLLQEDRERILQSQRERVVPLFAKINAKAEPAEQGK, encoded by the coding sequence ATGAATCGTCTACTGCAAGTCCTCACCATTACACTTGTCTCCTGGCTGCTTGTGGGACCGCTGGCTGCGGAGCTCACGCGCTTTGAAATTACCGTACGCGAACCGTTTGCCGATGGTCAGAAATTTGGGCCTGTCGGAGAGTACGAACGGATTAAGGGCCGCGTGTATTATGAACTCGATCCCGAATTGCCACAAAATCAGAACGTTGTCGATCTGAAGCTGGCACCGCGCAACAAAGCGGGCCGCGTGGAACTGTCGGCGGATCTAATCATTCTGGCGCCTAAGGATTTGAGCAAAGGCAACGGGGCGCTGCTGTATGATGTCAATAATCGGGGCAACCTGACTGCCTTGCGGATGTTAAACTTCGCTTCGGGGGGGAATGATCCCCAAACGCAGAAACAGGCGGGTGACGGTTTTCTGATGCGAGAGGGCTTCACCTACGTTTCCAGCGGCTGGGACGGAGAGCTGCTGCCGGGAAGCAGTCGTCTGAGGCTCGTTCCCCCGGTGATTCAGCAGCCGATCACTGGAAAAGTCCGTTGTGAAATCGTGCCGGGCAAGGACACCACGCGGACTGTGGTCAACTGGGCGAACCATGGTTCCTATCGTCCGACGGCCAAGGGGCTCCAGGAGGCGACGTTGACGCATCGTCTGCTGGCCAGTCATCCTCGGGTGCCGATTCCCCGTTCGGAGTGGAAGCTGCATGTCACGGAAGTCGACAGCGATTCGCACGCACAACTGCCGAAAGTGGAACTCGAGTATCCCGCCGGGCTGAAGAAGCTGCAGATCTACGAACTGATTTATGAGGCCCAGAATCCCGTCGTGATGGGAACCGGCTTCACCGCGGTACGCGATCTGGTTTCGGCTTTGAAGCAGGGGACGGGCGAGGGCAATCCGTTACTGGTCGAAGGCAAGCCTGTGATCGAACGGGCGCACTCTTTTGGTGTCTCACAAAGCGGTCGTTTTTTACGCGAGATGATGTACTGGGGCTTCAATGAAGACGAAGCGGGGCAGCGGGTCTTCGAGGGGATCATTCCTCACGTCTCCGGATCAGGGATGGGATCGTTTAACCATCGTTTTGCCCAGCCCACCCGGCATGCGGGACAGCATGACCATCACGATTACCCGCCGGACCGTTTCCCCTTTGCTTATGCTGCCCAGAAGGATCCGCTGTCGGGGCTGACTGAGGGAATTCTAACCCGGTCCGAAGCCAGCGGTACTGCACCCCTGGTGATGCATACGCAGTCTTCTTCGGAGTACTGGAACCGCAGCGGTTCACTGTCGCATACCGATCCTCTGGGGACTACTGATGTTGCGCTGCCTGAGAATGTGCGGTTCTATATCATCGGCGGGACGCAGCATGGTCCGAGCCGATTCACGACCGAGAAAGGGGATGGTCAGACGGCTCCCAATCCCGCGGATTACAAACCGTTCCTGCGTGCCTTGCTGCTCTCGCTCGATAACTGGGCGAAAGAGGGAACCGCGCCTCCGGCCAGCGTCTATCCGAAGATCAGTAAAGGGACGCTGGTGAGCTGGACTCAGAATGCTACCGGGTTTCCAGAGATTCCCGGCATTCGTTATCCGGGTGTCATTCAGCAACCTGCTTACCTGGATTTCGGTCCCCGCTGGCAGAAGGAACGTATCGTGGATCTGCAACCTCCCTTGCCGCGCGGCGATTACAGGGTACTCGTTCCTCGATCCGGGCCGGATGGGAATGAACTGGGATGTCTGTCGGCTCCCGAGGTCGCGGTGCCGGTGGCCACTTATGCCAGTTGGCGCTTACGCAGCGAGAACGGTCCGGCCGCCAACCAGCTTTACAGTCTGTCGGGTTCGTATATTCCCTTTCCGTTGACGAAAGCAGAACGCGAACAACGGGGAGATCCCCGAGCGTCGGTCGAAGAACGTTATGGCACCCTGGCAGCATATCTTGAACAGCTGGCCGCCCAATGCGAGGCTTATGAGAAAGCAGGCTATCTGCTGCAGGAAGATAGAGAGCGGATTCTGCAATCGCAGCGTGAGCGGGTGGTACCGCTGTTTGCGAAAATCAATGCGAAAGCAGAACCCGCAGAGCAGGGTAAGTGA